From a single Vitis vinifera cultivar Pinot Noir 40024 chromosome 18, ASM3070453v1 genomic region:
- the LOC100267717 gene encoding UDP-glycosyltransferase 85A2-like: MAMAEKPRPHAVCVPFPAQGHINPMMKLAKLLHHKGFHITFVNTEFNHQRLLKSRGPNSLRGLPSFQFETIADGLPPSDIDATQDVPSLCASTHNDCLAPFRDLLAKLNDTSSSKVPPVTCIVSDGIMSFTLKAAEELGIPEVFFWTTSACGFMGYVQYRHLIDRGFFPLKDESCLTNGHLDTVVDWIPAMKGVRLRDLPSFIRTTNPDDIVVNFAMGEVERANDASAILLNTFDELEHEVLQALSTMFPPIYTIGPLQLLLNQMPDNDLKSIESNLWKEEPGCLEWLDAKEPESVVYVNFGSVTVMTPQQLVEFAWGLANANLKFLWIIRPDLVAGDAAILPADFVAQTKERSLLASWCPQERVLTHPAIGGFLTHSGWNSTIEGLCGGVPMICWPFFAEQMTNCRYCCTEWGVGMEIGNDVTRDEVESLVRGLMEGEKGKEMKKKAMEWKRMAEAATTTPAGSSYSNLDKMINQVLLSKSPC; encoded by the exons ATGGCAATGGCCGAGAAGCCTCGCCCTCATGCGGTATGTGTTCCGTTCCCAGCTCAAGGCCACATAAACCCCATGATGAAATTAGCAAAGCTCCTCCACCATAAAGGTTTTCACATCACCTTCGTTAACACAGAGTTCAATCATCAACGCCTGCTGAAATCCAGAGGTCCCAACTCCCTTCGTGGTCTACCCTCCTTCCAATTCGAAACCATTGCAGACGGCCTCCCTCCATCAGATATCGATGCCACCCAAGATGTCCCGTCCCTCTGCGCCTCCACCCACAACGACTGCCTAGCTCCCTTCCGAGACCTCCTCGCCAAACTTAACGACACTTCTTCATCCAAAGTCCCTCCAGTAACTTGCATAGTTTCAGATGGTATCATGAGCTTCACTCTCAAGGCTGCTGAAGAACTAGGCATTCCTGAAGTATTTTTCTGGACAACCAGTGCTTGTGGCTTCATGGGTTACGTGCAGTATCGCCATCTCATTGATAGAGGTTTTTTCCCACTAAAAG ATGAGAGTTGTCTAACAAATGGGCACTTGGACACTGTCGTAGACTGGATACCAGCTATGAAAGGCGTGCGTTTGAGGGATTTACCAAGCTTTATTAGAACAACAAACCCAGATGATATTGTGGTGAATTTTGCCATGGGAGAAGTTGAGAGAGCCAATGATGCTTCTGCTATCCTCTTAAATACGTTTGATGAATTAGAGCATGAGGTTCTGCAGGCACTTTCAACCATGTTTCCTCCTATTTACACCATCGGTCCCCTACAGCTATTGCTGAATCAGATGCCAGACAATGATTTAAAGTCTATAGAATCGAACTTATGGAAAGAAGAACCAGGGTGTCTTGAGTGGCTCGACGCTAAAGAACCTGAGTCTGTTGTGTACGTGAATTTTGGCAGTGTCACAGTCATGACACCCCAACAACTGGTTGAATTTGCTTGGGGTCTTGCTAATGCCAATCTGAAATTTTTGTGGATAATCAGGCCAGATCTTGTTGCcggagatgctgccattcttccaGCAGATTTCGTGGCACAGACAAAAGAAAGGAGTTTGTTAGCAAGTTGGTGCCCTCAAGAACGAGTTCTCACACACCCTGCAATTGGAGGGTTTTTAACACACAGCGGCTGGAATTCCACAATTGAAGGCTTGTGCGGCGGGGTACCCATGATCTGTTGGCCCTTCTTTGCAGAGCAGATGACCAACTGCAGATATTGTTGCACAGAGTGGGGCGTAGGCATGGAGATAGGCAATGATGTTACGAGAGATGAAGTTGAGAGCCTTGTGAGAGGTTTGATGGAAGGAGAGAAAGGTAAAGAGATGAAGAAGAAAGCAATGGAATGGAAAAGGATGGCAGAAGCAGCCACTACCACTCCGGCTGGTTCATCTTACTCAAATCTGGACAAAATGATTAACCAAGTGCTTCTCTCCAAATCACCATGTTAA